The following coding sequences are from one Humulus lupulus chromosome X, drHumLupu1.1, whole genome shotgun sequence window:
- the LOC133806868 gene encoding uncharacterized protein LOC133806868: MVGHAYRASSRDFKTIEEWRLENVLESALGMTLISALAQHRSIAQARARNNELQAKINAAKTALTTAQEGEQAAKATFAAAQKSEYDAKLALASSQESEQAANIALAALQAQTA; this comes from the exons atggtggggcacgcttATAGAGCCAGCTCGAGGGACTTTAAGACGATCGAGGAGTGGAGGCTAGAGAACGTCCTGGAGTCAGCCTTAGGGATGACCCTCATA tctgccctGGCTCAACATCGCAGCATAGCCCAGGCTAGGGCTAGAAACAATGAGCTCCAGGCCAAGATCAATGCCGCCAAGACCGCCCTGACCACTGCTCAAGAAGGCGAACAGGCTGCCAAAGCTACCTTTGCGGCTGCTCAAAAGAGTGAGTACGATGCCAAGCTTGCTCTCGCCTCATCTCaggaaagcgagcaggctgcaaaCATTGCCTTGGCTGCTCTTCAGGCCCAAACTGCTTAG